The window cctctgtttcaaattatctggaatcctggaagccattggagcaccttttccaaaagagccattaaataagaagttataattcccacgatttttaatatttctccaTGAAaacaatattgtacatgcttagaagatgaatgaatatatctacaaagtcttagtacaaaacagcctatctatcattaaaaaaaaaatcacaaaaaggaccgtgaaattgacagtctagacagcaatatctCCTTAAGGTAGCTGTATTTATGTCATGGATCGTTGGTTACGATGCACAAAAATATTTCTGCCACATTTTTGCGATGTTCCGTGCTGTATAGGACCGTAATTTGTCAATAATAGCAAACAGTATCGAGCGTATTAAAACTGGTACGATTTATGTAGGTATCGACCGCTGTCGTGGAGCCATATAACGCGATTCTTTACACACACCCAACTCTAGAGCATTGCGAGGTGGCCTTCATAGTTGATAATCAAGTTCGTACCCTCGTCCAATACCTGTGACTCTATAAGTTCAATTATAgttcgattataaaataatacagCGGTACGATTCTTTGTAGCGATTTAATGATCGACCATGTTTCACAGGCTATTTACGAATTATGCAGGAGGAACTTGAACATCGATAGGCCGACATACACGAATCTAAATCGTTTAATCGGTCAGATCGTTTCCTCGATCACTGCTAGTTTACGATTCGATGGAGCTCTTAATGTCGATCTTACCGAATTCCAAACGAACTTGGTGCCTTATCCGCGTATTCATTTTCCTCTTGTAAGTTATCGAGCAATCCTATAATTCTCCATGAAACGATTACGCTGCCCAACAAGAACTTTGTTCTGTAACGTCCAGTAGTAGATATTACAGAACAGAAcaaacattttaatttattggaCAGTGTCTTTGGGATACGTTTTAATTAAACCAGTAACGAGCAAACATAAACTTAAAAATCATACATTTATGTTTAAATTGTTAATTCgtaatatgaaatttttatttacaacgTAGGTAATTGCTCGTCATTGATTTAAACTAGTATTTCCGTTATAAATAGTCAACATCTTGTGACGCAATTTTCGTAGGCAACGTACGCTCCTGTTTTGTCTGGCGAAAAAGCTGGCCACGAAAGAATTACGGTAGCGGACATAACGAACTCTTGCTTCGAACCAAATCATCAGATGGTGAATTGCGATCCGCGTAGGGGTAAATATATGGCCGTATGCATGCTTTACAGAGGAGACGTCGTTCCTAAAGATGTGAACGCAGCGATCGCTATGATTAAAAGACAAAAGCACGTTCAATTTGTCGAATGGTGCCCCACTGGTTTTAAGgttaattttcgaaaaaaaaattactcgTCGAAATTGAGTAATAAATATGTTTGATACTTAAATTTCCTACAGGTAGGGATAAATTATCAACCACCCACTGTGGTACCAGGTGGTGATCTGGCGAAAGTGGAGAGAGCTGTGTGTTGTCTCTGCAATACTACCGCGATAGTCGATGCATGGGCCAGAATTGATCATAAATTCGATCTTATGTACGCCAAACGAGCGTTTGTTCACTGGTACATTTCCTTATCCTTTATCCAAGCATCTAGTTAAACTAATACAAATTATGTAATACAATTTCTGAAAGATTAAATTTCTTTTCAATCGTAAATGAATCGAATCATCGTAGGTTCGTCGGTGAAGGTATGGAGGAGGGTGAATTTGCAGAAGCCAGAGAAGACTTGGCTGCTTTGGAACTGGATTACCGTGAAGTACAGGAAGATGCTGCCAACACCGAAGACGAAGAAGAATACTAACATTATACGAAGTAATTCTAAGTATGTATATTGGAAGTGCATTATTTACTATAAATTTTCTTCTGACTATATAATAAACTATGTTAATAACACTTGGCTTTCCTCGCTATTCTAAAGAAAATTTATGTGGCGTCTTTGGTTTctcatttattttaaaattgaaattgctACTATGTACATACCATTGCACAACTACGCGCAACGTTTTACAGATAAACCGGAAACAAGTAATATCTAATGGAAACATGACTTTTGTCAAGATATTATATTagtaaaaaatttgttaatatacCTAATAAAATTAGTTGCAAAATATTGTGTTTAAAGCATTCATAATTTATTCATTATTTATTAGTTGAATAGTCTGTTTTAAGAATTAGAGTTTTCACATTGACTGTACTTCGACTAAAAATTGGAGTTGACGATACGCTGGTTCAGGTGTAGTCGGGGACGATCGGCCCACGTTACTGTTGCcggtagttcgttattttcaacgctagatggcgcttatttttcgacctcaaaccccctggtgctaaaacgcccaagtttgtcgtggaatagttcgttcttttcaacgatagatggcgcttatttatcgacctcaaaccccctggtgctgaaacgcccaagtttgtcgtggaatagttcattattttcaacgatagatggcgcttatttaccgacctctggccccctggtgctaaaacgcccaagtttgtcgtggaatagttcatatactccacgctagatggatttctcgacaaacttgggcgttttagcaccagggggcctgaggtcggtaaataagcgccatctattgttgaaaataacaaactattcggagaatcgagagagagagagcatgtgtcagtttgcctttgttgaCTGTCCGAAACTTCACGAGtttacgtacgcgtgatctggcatgtgtgAGTAGTGCATCAGTCTCTAACAGCCTGCAAGATTCATGGATATCTGTCGCTGGTACCAATCTACGTTTAACTACATCCCTAGAATAAGTAaaactaataataatatatattgaatcattTGTAAATAacgttttatatttaattaataccCTGTTTTCAACAATGGATTCAAACGAATTATAAGTGATCTTTTATTAAACACCATCATTGTCGTTATTGTTACCATCGTGATTGTTTAGCATTAAAAGCAGGATAAAGCCAATCGAATGACAAGATTATTATATTCATAGAAAAATTGGTGCAATGTGTAGTTTTAAATGTCAATTTGGCATGTGCATTTGAAAACATTTGCTTTCTAAAATAAAGAAACATCACATATTTATAACATCGAAGAAATGTAATTCGACGAATGTCTTTTGTTTAGAAGGAATTGCTTGATAGGTTAAAGTATCATACTGTGCATACAATTTATCACAATTTACGAAATTTTGATTACATAAACCACAACTATTAATATGTTGAATCAGAAATGTCAAATTTTCTTACCGGTAGACTCATACATTGAGCCACTTTTAATACGTGTTTTAAGCAATGATAAACTTGGTAAGACATAATACTAAACatacttttatataaaatatattccaCATTATTTCATGTTATATATTATGTGATATTTTATATTCATTGTATTGTTTCTCAATATCTTCTTAAGGAATAAGTTACGAGACAATCAAAGCGGATTCCGTATCATCTAGCTGTGGCAGACAAAGAGGAGATCGTTTTAAATTATCTATTCCCTATGCTAGACAAAATCTAACTTGGAATGTATTTTTTGACTCTCAGTGCCCTGAAATGGGACCTGATTTCATATTTAACGATGTTAATTTCTTAGCAGACATGGATGTAGATATCTTGTCTACTAAGGTACCCAGTCTTGCTAAATGGAATCCTAATAATGAAGATGCATTATTAAATGTTCTTATGGAACTTTTATCATGTTATAAAGAATATCAGGTTGGCAATTTAATGATTATTATGTATTTGACGCATACTCTACATAAAGTAcctataatattttttattttacattagATACAATTACTTCAAAAGCAAGTGGAATTAGAACGTGAATATAGTACATTAATGAAAACAGAAATAAGACTACAAGATGTTGAAATAATATTGTTACCATTAGGTTCTAAACCAACAGAGGCTAAATTCTTAATCAGTTTGTCAGTTGATCTTTCACAGTTACAAAATTATAGTTGTAAATCAGAAAATTATGTAGCAATACTAATTGTAACATATTGTGGAACAAATTGGAGTCGCATTATATCACACCTTCACTTAACTAAACCTTTAGAAGATGTTCTTGGTGGAACAAATGCAATGCAGTTACCAAATTTTccacgaaataaatttttatttgattatGTAACAGAAGTAAAGAAGTTTATAACAGAAAAGGTATGTAATTTTATCCGTCTAAATTTTAAGATTGTAATTTTAATATAGTAAATTATTGTTCTAGATAAATTCATTAGCCCAAAGTTTAACAAAACGAAGAAATTTTATAGTTGCTTTGCTGAGCATTCATTATTTTGCTACACTTGAATACGACACAGAAGATTATACATATGCAACACTTTTATTTGATGATCAAGATTTTCACTTTATAGTCCGCATACAGCTACCTTTAGGATTTCCTCAAGAACGACTTATAGTTACCTTACAATCAATATATCATATGAAAGATCAGTGTGTTCCATATAGTGAACAGGTAAAAAATTTTCCTTACAACTTCCAGTGGGAACCACGTCGAATGATAAAAAAGTTGCTTAAACACATTCTGTACAGTGTTAGTAAGGATTTTAAGTATAATTCTATTAAAACCTGTTCTTCATAATCTATTTTAAAACTTAattcataaattataatttattacagTTACTTTTAACAAAAATGGCATTGTCATTTGAATTCTTACATTCTTTATATTTGTTATTTACTTGTGTATTATTGTAGAAATTGAcgaatgatatttttttttacattttcatgtgtgtatatatatattcagGGTGATTCATAAGTGTATGCTCATAATACAGGAAGTGAATCTGTATACCAAAAAAAATGAGAAACATAATATGGACATATGTCCTACATTCCTTAGTTTTCGAGTTAGAAATAATTAAAGAGAATGCTTCCCTCGTGTGAAAGTCTTTCTAACttctaaattaaattttcgcAGTTTGACGGAAAAACCAcaggacaccctgtacatatacaTAGTTTGAAAATACAAGAAGTAAAATAAGTGAAATGCTTCCATTCAATAGGTCCCGTTAGAtactatatattttatataaaagttttcttaaaaatcaataaataacaaattattTCAGTCATCATTTGTTATTGGCTCAGTCCGTATATACACGAGGTTTGAGCAGTCATTTTCGAAATCGTTTCaaccattgaaaaatattaaaaaaactttAGTTATTTACgatattaaaatattctaaaattttaaatatctagAAATAATGTAGATGTTTGAAAACTGTGAAGAGTGTAAGTTTCATATTCAACCACTACCTACATTTGTACCGATCTGCGTAATATCTGTCTACCTATATGTatacagagatgccagattcagcacccggtgcactacttacacataccagatcatgcgtacgtgagctcgtagagtttcggaaagtcgacaaaggtaaactgacacaagccctctttctcgattattccgaagctgcccgaagtaatttcggaccgcctcgtcggAGTCAAGAGAGAAAGGttctcaacggcatacgatttggaatctcgactgcccagatatttttacttgcctttcctagagttcattactgaattctgcaaattactcctggtttctatttgcctcttatGACctgtgatgaccagtgctgacaaaaataCAGAACTCccaacaacttttgacaccatacagcgactgttactgactgctcctgattactgctagcctctgctggaccctgctgaccatcgcttatatttctgacaacctataacgattactactgacttctgctaacctctgttggtctttgctgatctctgtcagcatgtgcttgtctctgctgaactttcttggcctctgccgaacgctactgaccactgcaggtatttctgataatgtataacgattaatacttattactgcatgcccctacaagtctctgctcgcctttgcaggtttctgcttgcctgtgcatgtctttgctggcctctgctgaactctgctgaccacccccgatgcttctggcaacgtataacgattacaacttgctactgtcagcctctcccagcctctgctgacctctgctgaccacccctgatgcttctggcaacgtacaacgattacaacttgctactgcttgcccctgttagtctctgcatgcctctgcatccctctgctgacctctgctggcccctgctgaccacgctgacctttgttaac of the Colletes latitarsis isolate SP2378_abdomen chromosome 9, iyColLati1, whole genome shotgun sequence genome contains:
- the LOC143345327 gene encoding BRISC and BRCA1-A complex member 2, producing the protein MLNQKCQIFLPVDSYIEPLLIRVLSNDKLGISYETIKADSVSSSCGRQRGDRFKLSIPYARQNLTWNVFFDSQCPEMGPDFIFNDVNFLADMDVDILSTKVPSLAKWNPNNEDALLNVLMELLSCYKEYQIQLLQKQVELEREYSTLMKTEIRLQDVEIILLPLGSKPTEAKFLISLSVDLSQLQNYSCKSENYVAILIVTYCGTNWSRIISHLHLTKPLEDVLGGTNAMQLPNFPRNKFLFDYVTEVKKFITEKINSLAQSLTKRRNFIVALLSIHYFATLEYDTEDYTYATLLFDDQDFHFIVRIQLPLGFPQERLIVTLQSIYHMKDQCVPYSEQVKNFPYNFQWEPRRMIKKLLKHILYSVSKDFKYNSIKTCSS
- the LOC143345269 gene encoding tubulin alpha chain isoform X1 produces the protein MAKKRECISIHIGQAGVQMGNACWELYCLEHGIQPDGQMPTDTTVGYGDDSFNTFFSETDSGKHVPRAVFVDLEPTVVDEVRTGTYRQLFHPEQLITGKEDAANNYARGHYTIGKEIVDLTLDRIRRLADQCKGLQGFLIFHSFGGGTGSGFSSLLMERLSADYPKKSKLTFSIYPAPQVSTAVVEPYNAILYTHPTLEHCEVAFIVDNQAIYELCRRNLNIDRPTYTNLNRLIGQIVSSITASLRFDGALNVDLTEFQTNLVPYPRIHFPLATYAPVLSGEKAGHERITVADITNSCFEPNHQMVNCDPRRGKYMAVCMLYRGDVVPKDVNAAIAMIKRQKHVQFVEWCPTGFKVGINYQPPTVVPGGDLAKVERAVCCLCNTTAIVDAWARIDHKFDLMYAKRAFVHWFVGEGMEEGEFAEAREDLAALELDYREVQEDAANTEDEEEY
- the LOC143345269 gene encoding tubulin alpha chain isoform X2, whose protein sequence is MRECISIHIGQAGVQMGNACWELYCLEHGIQPDGQMPTDTTVGYGDDSFNTFFSETDSGKHVPRAVFVDLEPTVVDEVRTGTYRQLFHPEQLITGKEDAANNYARGHYTIGKEIVDLTLDRIRRLADQCKGLQGFLIFHSFGGGTGSGFSSLLMERLSADYPKKSKLTFSIYPAPQVSTAVVEPYNAILYTHPTLEHCEVAFIVDNQAIYELCRRNLNIDRPTYTNLNRLIGQIVSSITASLRFDGALNVDLTEFQTNLVPYPRIHFPLATYAPVLSGEKAGHERITVADITNSCFEPNHQMVNCDPRRGKYMAVCMLYRGDVVPKDVNAAIAMIKRQKHVQFVEWCPTGFKVGINYQPPTVVPGGDLAKVERAVCCLCNTTAIVDAWARIDHKFDLMYAKRAFVHWFVGEGMEEGEFAEAREDLAALELDYREVQEDAANTEDEEEY